A stretch of the Rhinoderma darwinii isolate aRhiDar2 chromosome 3, aRhiDar2.hap1, whole genome shotgun sequence genome encodes the following:
- the TMEM88 gene encoding transmembrane protein 88 produces MPCSDVMGEDTSTLPPPYTPAPPVPREPLDCWACAVLITAHNLLVGAANLGIFIVMCGGALVPSAAMLLYGFLCHPRFRRTKETLCPALLTPVACVMLLVFGGLLVLPFLILGLAGYARIVRSFQLSSCFLPYSRAMYQGAPAQRRPAKESPKDGKAWV; encoded by the exons ATGCCCTGCTCAGACGTGATGGGTGAAGATACCTCCACTCTGCCCCCACCATATACCCCTGCACCCCCAGTACCCCGGGAACCCCTGGACTGCTGGGCATGTGCCGTGCTGATCACCGCTCATAACCTGCTGGTGGGAGCTGCCAACCTGGGGATATTCATCGTGATGTGTGGAGGTGCCCTGGTGCCATCGGCTGCCATGCTGCTCTATGGGTTCCTGTGCCACCCACGG TTTCGCAGAACCAAGGAGACGCTGTGTCCGGCGCTGCTGACCCCGGTGGCCTGTGTGATGTTGCTGGTTTTCGGGGGGCTGTTAGTCTTACCCTTCCTGATCCTCGGCCTGGCCGGTTATGCCCGGATAGTACGAAGCTTCCAGCTCAGCTCCTGCTTCCTGCCCTACAGCCGCGCCATGTACCAGGGAGCGCCGGCCCAAAGACGCCCAGCAAAGGAGAGCCCCAAAGATGGCAAAGCCTGGGTGTGA